One stretch of Legionella birminghamensis DNA includes these proteins:
- a CDS encoding SDR family NAD(P)-dependent oxidoreductase: MQKIVFITGCSSGIGYETACALYNKGYRVIASCRKKEDLTKLGQQGIDNLLMDMNDDASIHRGFELLLQKTNGRLDVLINNAGYGQTGALEDITRSILREQFETNVFGLMELTRLAIPVMRRQNEGRIINISSILGLVSMPFRGAYNASKYAVEGLSDTLRLELAQSGIKVSTIEPGPIESRFRDNAISYSLEKINHENSYFAKQYEFMLSHFRKQKSNSALTCGPEAVIKKIIHAIEAKHPKPQYRVTVPAHSLAFLKRILSTRMLDRFIAFISRKELGE; this comes from the coding sequence ATGCAAAAAATTGTTTTTATTACTGGTTGTTCCAGTGGTATAGGCTACGAAACAGCCTGTGCTTTGTATAATAAAGGATACAGGGTTATCGCTTCCTGCCGCAAAAAAGAGGATTTAACCAAGCTTGGGCAGCAGGGGATTGATAATTTGCTAATGGATATGAACGATGATGCCTCAATTCACCGAGGCTTCGAGCTGCTATTGCAAAAAACCAATGGGCGCCTCGATGTATTAATCAATAATGCCGGTTATGGGCAAACTGGCGCTCTGGAAGACATTACGCGCAGCATTTTACGTGAACAATTTGAAACCAATGTTTTTGGTTTAATGGAATTAACCCGCCTGGCTATACCTGTCATGCGGCGACAAAATGAAGGGCGGATTATTAATATCAGTTCAATTCTGGGGCTGGTTAGCATGCCGTTTCGCGGAGCCTATAATGCATCCAAGTATGCCGTAGAAGGTTTAAGCGATACCCTAAGGCTTGAGCTTGCCCAGTCTGGAATAAAGGTCAGTACTATAGAGCCTGGACCCATTGAAAGCCGCTTCAGGGATAATGCCATCAGTTATTCCCTTGAAAAAATTAACCATGAAAACAGTTACTTCGCCAAGCAGTATGAGTTCATGTTGAGCCATTTCCGCAAGCAAAAATCAAACTCAGCTTTGACTTGCGGTCCAGAGGCGGTTATTAAAAAAATTATACACGCAATAGAAGCAAAGCATCCCAAACCTCAGTATCGCGTAACAGTCCCCGCCCATTCTCTTGCCTTTTTAAAACGCATTTTAAGCACTCGCATGCTGGATCGTTTTATCGCTTTTATTTCAAGAAAAGAGTTGGGAGAGTAA
- a CDS encoding RCC1 domain-containing protein, translating into MGTTQDKLMRLALWSLGAAGLMLNGSLHASTPLWTYSAPSPAVVTVAGAETATVSYTVTNLSARGKNLVLQPIPGITASACHLAGRLSSCQLTLTIQGSAIPPQGIHTGPVLCQQGNPNQCYQPALDKQLNVNRASGLGHLLLSQFGAPVSFLSLRPGDSGVLLLTNTGGRLVSALDIKFPFGWGSYFTNNCPTLLQPQQSCTLSYAIPTPSAVGVLNPLTIMAAGADNNINIPVSIQAIGAAKCWGLNRYGQLGSTTNSGNFNTNDSPLDVQTLSSGIVSLTEGTYHSCALLGTGAIKCWGVNISGQLGSTTNSGTFNPNNSPLDVQTLSSGVAAFAAGLNHTCALLATGSVKCWGDNSHGQLGSTINSGSSNPNNSPLDVQTLNSGVVAIIAGYYHTCALLNTGAVKCWGDNFYGQLGSTTNSGTANPNNSPLDVQTLSSGVVAITAGGYHTCALLNTGAVKCWGRNIYGQLGSTTNSGNNTPNNSPLNVQTLNSRVVALTAGLDHTCALLDTGAVKCWGLNFYGQLGSTTNSGNNNPNNSPLDVQTLSSGVVAITAGTYHSCALLDTGGLKCWGLNLYGQLGSTTNSGNGNPNNSPLDVQALIATGIFHNGSGEGHSCAIAAAP; encoded by the coding sequence ATGGGAACAACACAGGATAAGCTAATGCGTCTTGCTTTGTGGTCTTTGGGAGCGGCAGGGTTGATGCTCAATGGTTCGCTCCATGCCTCAACCCCGCTATGGACTTATTCTGCACCAAGCCCTGCTGTGGTGACGGTCGCTGGTGCTGAGACCGCAACGGTTTCCTACACCGTAACGAATCTTTCGGCCAGGGGAAAAAACCTGGTTTTGCAACCCATCCCTGGAATTACTGCTTCGGCTTGCCATCTGGCCGGAAGGCTAAGCAGTTGCCAGTTAACCCTGACCATCCAGGGCAGTGCCATTCCACCGCAAGGCATCCATACCGGTCCTGTTTTGTGCCAACAAGGCAACCCCAACCAATGCTACCAACCCGCTTTAGACAAGCAATTAAATGTTAACCGGGCATCCGGACTCGGGCATTTACTGTTAAGCCAGTTTGGCGCGCCAGTCAGTTTCTTATCGCTTCGCCCAGGCGATAGCGGGGTTCTGTTACTTACCAATACGGGGGGAAGACTGGTTTCTGCTCTGGACATCAAATTCCCTTTTGGATGGGGTAGCTATTTTACCAATAACTGTCCGACGTTGCTGCAGCCCCAACAAAGCTGTACCCTCTCCTATGCCATTCCCACCCCATCAGCAGTAGGGGTTTTAAACCCGCTGACCATTATGGCAGCAGGGGCTGACAATAATATTAATATTCCTGTCAGCATCCAAGCCATCGGCGCTGCCAAATGCTGGGGACTAAACCGATATGGCCAGCTCGGCTCCACCACCAACAGCGGTAATTTTAATACCAATGACAGCCCGCTCGATGTGCAAACGCTAAGTTCAGGAATAGTATCTTTGACCGAAGGAACCTATCATAGCTGTGCCTTGCTCGGTACGGGAGCCATTAAATGTTGGGGGGTGAATATTAGTGGCCAGCTAGGCTCCACCACCAACAGCGGGACTTTTAATCCCAATAACAGCCCGCTCGATGTGCAGACCTTAAGCTCTGGTGTGGCGGCTTTCGCTGCAGGATTAAACCATACCTGCGCCTTGCTCGCCACAGGGTCGGTTAAATGCTGGGGAGATAACTCACATGGCCAACTTGGCTCCACCATCAACAGCGGTAGTAGCAATCCCAACAACAGTCCGCTGGATGTGCAAACCTTAAACTCAGGGGTGGTGGCTATAATCGCAGGTTACTATCATACCTGCGCACTGCTCAATACGGGGGCTGTTAAATGCTGGGGAGATAACTTCTATGGCCAGCTTGGTTCCACCACCAACAGCGGCACTGCTAATCCCAACAACAGCCCGCTGGATGTGCAGACCTTAAGCTCAGGGGTAGTCGCTATAACTGCAGGGGGATACCATACTTGCGCCTTGCTGAATACGGGGGCTGTTAAATGCTGGGGGAGGAATATCTATGGCCAGCTTGGATCCACCACTAACAGCGGGAATAATACTCCCAACAATAGCCCGCTGAATGTGCAGACCCTAAACTCAAGGGTGGTGGCTTTAACTGCAGGTTTAGATCATACCTGCGCCCTGCTCGACACGGGGGCTGTTAAATGCTGGGGACTGAACTTCTATGGCCAGCTTGGCTCCACCACCAACAGCGGGAATAATAATCCCAACAACAGCCCGCTCGACGTGCAAACCTTAAGCTCAGGTGTGGTCGCTATAACTGCAGGAACCTACCATAGCTGCGCCCTGCTCGATACAGGGGGACTTAAATGCTGGGGACTGAACCTCTATGGCCAGCTTGGCTCCACCACTAACAGCGGCAATGGCAACCCCAATAATAGCCCTCTGGATGTCCAGGCTTTGATCGCTACAGGGATATTTCATAATGGTTCTGGTGAGGGGCACTCCTGTGCAATTGCGGCAGCCCCTTAA
- a CDS encoding FAD-containing oxidoreductase yields MAEQFDAIIIGTGQAGPSLAVRLANEGWRVAILEREKFGGTCVNTGCIPTKLYVASAEVAHHAQIASQFGIEINGDIRTNLKKVKARKDAFIQKASRGVENWLKNTANITVIHGQGQFVDNHTVRVNDRELSSKHIYINVGARAFIPPMKGIDSINYLTNSSILELDTLPEHLIVVGGSYIGLEFAQMFRRFGSEVTVIEKAARLIGREDRDVSDTVLSIMRDSGVQVELGTECLSFYRENDSIIAKVGCHNDHKLYRGTHVLMAIGRIPNTEDLGLENTDIKQDARGMIEVDEFLATSVPGVWALGECNGRGAFTHTAYNDYQIAADNLLNKAKRSVDDRIMTYALYIDPPLGRCGMTEEQVIQAGYKALVAKRPMTQVKRAMMKGEPTGFIKVIIDSKSEKILGAAVLGVNGDEIIHSILDVMYADKPYTLIRDAVHIHPTVSELIPTTLENLEPLNSNQKE; encoded by the coding sequence ATGGCTGAACAATTTGATGCCATCATCATTGGCACAGGACAAGCAGGTCCTTCACTGGCGGTTCGCCTCGCCAATGAAGGTTGGAGGGTTGCCATTCTTGAGCGGGAAAAATTTGGTGGAACCTGTGTAAACACCGGTTGTATCCCGACTAAACTCTATGTAGCGAGTGCAGAAGTGGCCCATCATGCTCAGATTGCCAGCCAATTTGGGATTGAAATTAATGGCGATATTCGAACCAATCTAAAAAAGGTCAAAGCTAGAAAAGATGCATTTATTCAAAAAGCCTCAAGGGGTGTAGAAAACTGGCTTAAGAATACTGCGAATATTACGGTTATTCATGGGCAAGGGCAGTTTGTCGATAACCATACAGTACGCGTCAATGACCGCGAGTTATCAAGCAAGCATATTTATATCAACGTCGGCGCCCGTGCCTTCATTCCGCCCATGAAAGGGATTGATAGTATCAACTATTTAACCAATTCATCCATTCTTGAACTCGATACGCTTCCAGAGCATTTAATTGTGGTTGGCGGAAGCTATATAGGCCTAGAGTTTGCCCAGATGTTTCGCCGCTTTGGTTCCGAAGTTACCGTTATTGAAAAAGCAGCCCGGTTAATTGGACGCGAAGATCGCGATGTTTCCGATACTGTTTTGTCCATTATGCGGGACTCCGGAGTCCAGGTTGAACTGGGCACAGAATGTTTATCTTTCTATCGGGAAAACGACAGTATTATCGCTAAAGTCGGCTGCCACAATGATCATAAACTGTATCGCGGCACGCATGTATTGATGGCTATTGGCAGAATCCCAAACACCGAAGATCTGGGGCTGGAAAATACAGATATCAAGCAGGATGCGCGCGGGATGATCGAAGTGGATGAGTTTTTGGCCACCTCCGTCCCGGGCGTATGGGCTTTGGGAGAATGTAATGGCCGCGGCGCTTTTACGCATACGGCCTACAATGACTATCAGATTGCTGCTGATAATTTGCTCAACAAGGCTAAGCGCAGTGTAGATGACCGGATCATGACTTACGCATTATATATAGATCCGCCGCTTGGTCGCTGTGGAATGACAGAAGAGCAGGTCATTCAGGCAGGTTACAAAGCCTTAGTTGCCAAACGCCCAATGACCCAGGTGAAACGGGCGATGATGAAAGGCGAACCCACTGGTTTCATTAAAGTGATTATTGATTCGAAAAGCGAAAAAATCCTCGGTGCTGCGGTCTTGGGTGTGAACGGCGATGAAATTATCCACTCCATTCTTGATGTGATGTACGCTGATAAACCCTATACATTAATTCGTGATGCTGTTCACATCCATCCCACCGTGTCAGAACTAATCCCAACCACACTGGAGAATCTTGAGCCTTTAAATTCAAATCAGAAAGAATAA
- a CDS encoding papain-like cysteine protease family protein has product MKITLQLKPNADDVPWQDLVLQSSYFIKTESGNLLPKTEKYYPSSSAELSLKFTNDLVMDRDVFFMLLLKSGNILAQSSTPASDLREERPVTLDFDYNPLDFPEPSPIIPESKPLFVYGRLLEKLGRKNLEDIQIIFEASRNNDSPIEPIATVRTEANGYFFIEYPEGNFSYAAARIGLDIIENPIPIRLDRVISDGEQSALVFPRHVILVAELGNIAEIPEKECGCQEIDMQDNKRILEEYSFFSLIRTTEPEIRGFILEEDDEITLGEVLNKHPIKIWEIIDPILKLPAFSHLAIRGGFTPSEISISRANPGTSTPAPSNEMAEALKKIKISRNVLYNFLKNEDGLNKDNIVSLIELNEALQFKKQIAPVPPQPLGRVILDGNNTVQWDVDATLYQSVSVAHGHLLHFKSEWIADGYSLGDLLYSLPLAPGQKKQIVVFDWERRESAANVQSIEYEESLYNSLGRDRDIFEITKGVIQENIRGNSSATTASASAGIGGFVGGLLFGVSGGAGYSSSNASQDSLRQTSASDLQKIRDRIVQSANAVRSQRSSVIQTVSQGERFEVSSETVANYNHCHAITIQYFEVLRHFKVRQRLADARECLFVPLPMGSFDLDKVLRWKEHLSLALINPTLSKGFEAAIRVKNKWIDSNFPSGTFASEKILNASGSFQIRFIIRRPEDKLVETDDYSKPIYGPTGIIGYQKKMVEDINEANWQSLIPFMGADTPQGFYEHYLKNARNKDEVFHRVLGEKIASAFVGALTFHVADENGNEISTMAFDTSLTSRYRKEGILNITVRFMGPSQFSRDKLHYIKIRCGTTNVLPDYSSIIIVSGFIRYKTAHYEGFLCRYQSIQDDLSPSDGASLYAGPSGDELRDPRKDDLAVLNSLISHLNDHLEYYHKALWYSMSPERRFMLLDGIILPGEKGQGRSLASLVENELIGIVGNSLVFPVAQGLNLDPNFGLSDSLFDYYMVSATDPMSISVPTKGVYAEAMMGRCNSCEEKDESRFWRWEESPVPDSPTAINPISTDSRRAEPGNLQPAPLATPVVNIQNAPNVPDPAGIAGTLSLLGKGDSFRDITGLSQNQTNALEALKASFDATKTFGQEAAKLEMQKIMERRLDNAIKAINSNPNLDAKQKTELTEKALNAYLGAGAKSDTPAKDENADKLQEGINKNLDKVSKSKSGEVAVTKPDGTKINTKFNDEAGSGPVIETKIGKGGITPLKQESPNICWATVATMMMRWKDGANYTIEQVMTKAGPQYLNYYNQKQGLPYTEKQDFITALKMKGEPVAPYTADHYHDWLIEYGPLWVTSDADETKGFSAHARIITGISNDRKTLELIDPAQGKKITQSFEEFANSFNELVTDSPLLPSTQVVHFKDKIDTPSEGNDPTEADIVKNLNEYNPADSSTIVINTIEFNSGISGITNYQNWKTDSSVIHNKRKNAYRTPFSIKHLVLHETAGESGNGFDDSANETSHMSVRRDASILQFNDLVEYENHSSGMNPTSIGIEFVNRGWLSSKTDNGGEGIPAKESSLSAEQKENYKEANGYLWIFWGYGFGIYRVPPSIDQLEKDVELVKWITVDLPTQLQSISGISIYNLFPSIDNTWLQLVSYNEVKDVWTFKEDDIPAEADRDTKNLFVFTTGYGYLMPADIKDKSGIISHNAFYENHSDGSFLTLYTWLRLEKAKNKNDAYALCKKLMKNNSIRVSLSSDTDKKIFLLDVRDGNLV; this is encoded by the coding sequence ATGAAAATCACTTTACAATTGAAACCAAATGCCGATGATGTTCCCTGGCAGGATCTTGTTTTGCAATCCTCTTATTTTATTAAAACAGAATCGGGAAATCTTTTACCAAAAACAGAAAAATATTATCCCTCATCCTCTGCCGAGTTATCGCTTAAATTCACAAATGATTTAGTCATGGATAGAGATGTTTTTTTCATGCTGCTTTTAAAATCCGGCAATATACTGGCACAAAGCTCCACACCGGCTTCTGACTTGCGGGAAGAGAGACCTGTGACCCTGGACTTTGATTATAACCCGCTTGATTTTCCAGAGCCCAGCCCAATAATTCCTGAAAGCAAGCCTTTATTTGTCTATGGGCGCTTATTGGAAAAACTGGGGCGGAAAAACCTGGAAGATATTCAGATTATCTTCGAAGCATCGCGCAATAACGACAGCCCCATCGAACCCATCGCCACAGTCAGAACAGAAGCAAATGGCTACTTTTTTATTGAATATCCTGAAGGAAATTTCTCTTATGCCGCCGCGAGAATTGGTTTGGATATCATTGAAAATCCTATTCCCATTCGGCTTGATCGCGTCATTAGCGATGGCGAACAATCAGCCCTGGTTTTTCCACGGCATGTTATTCTGGTTGCAGAACTTGGGAATATTGCAGAAATCCCTGAAAAAGAGTGCGGCTGCCAGGAAATTGATATGCAGGATAATAAGCGTATTCTGGAAGAATATTCTTTCTTCAGCTTAATCCGTACCACAGAACCCGAAATCCGCGGCTTTATTCTCGAGGAAGATGATGAGATCACACTGGGAGAAGTTTTAAACAAGCATCCTATTAAGATATGGGAAATTATTGATCCAATCCTTAAACTGCCCGCCTTTAGCCATTTAGCCATACGTGGCGGCTTTACGCCTTCAGAGATCAGTATATCAAGAGCTAACCCGGGCACTTCAACGCCTGCGCCTAGTAATGAAATGGCAGAGGCATTGAAAAAAATTAAAATCAGCCGAAACGTGCTCTACAATTTTCTCAAGAACGAGGACGGTTTAAACAAAGACAATATTGTCTCGCTCATTGAGTTAAATGAAGCCCTCCAGTTTAAAAAGCAAATCGCCCCAGTCCCCCCCCAACCCCTTGGCCGGGTTATTCTGGACGGTAATAATACTGTTCAATGGGATGTGGATGCCACGCTTTATCAATCCGTTTCAGTGGCTCACGGCCATCTTTTGCATTTTAAATCCGAATGGATAGCAGATGGTTATTCGCTCGGCGACCTGCTCTACAGCCTCCCGCTGGCTCCGGGACAAAAAAAGCAAATTGTCGTGTTTGACTGGGAGCGCCGCGAATCCGCTGCCAATGTTCAATCGATTGAATATGAGGAAAGCCTTTATAATTCCTTAGGCCGAGACCGGGATATTTTTGAAATCACCAAAGGGGTGATTCAGGAGAACATTCGAGGAAATTCCAGCGCCACCACCGCCAGTGCCAGTGCCGGTATTGGCGGTTTTGTCGGCGGGCTGCTTTTTGGGGTTTCAGGAGGAGCCGGTTATTCCAGTTCAAATGCTTCCCAGGACAGTTTAAGGCAAACTTCCGCCAGCGATTTACAAAAAATAAGAGATCGAATCGTACAGTCTGCCAATGCGGTGCGCAGCCAGCGTTCTTCAGTAATTCAAACGGTTTCCCAGGGGGAACGGTTTGAAGTGTCTTCCGAAACAGTTGCTAATTATAACCATTGCCATGCAATCACTATTCAATATTTTGAAGTGCTGCGCCACTTTAAAGTCAGGCAGCGTCTCGCCGATGCTCGCGAATGTTTATTTGTCCCCCTGCCGATGGGCAGTTTTGATTTGGATAAAGTGCTGCGCTGGAAAGAACATTTATCACTGGCATTAATTAATCCAACTCTATCCAAAGGATTCGAAGCTGCAATCCGGGTTAAAAATAAATGGATCGACAGTAATTTCCCCTCAGGCACTTTTGCTTCCGAGAAAATTCTTAATGCCTCAGGCAGTTTTCAGATTCGATTTATTATCCGCCGCCCGGAAGACAAGCTGGTTGAAACGGATGATTACTCCAAACCGATTTACGGCCCCACAGGGATTATCGGTTATCAGAAAAAAATGGTGGAGGATATTAATGAAGCCAATTGGCAAAGCCTTATCCCCTTCATGGGCGCCGATACACCCCAGGGCTTTTATGAACATTATCTGAAAAACGCGCGCAATAAGGATGAGGTTTTTCATCGTGTACTGGGCGAAAAAATTGCGAGCGCATTCGTCGGTGCCTTAACCTTTCATGTGGCCGATGAAAACGGCAATGAAATTTCCACAATGGCTTTTGATACCAGTTTAACTTCACGATATCGCAAGGAGGGTATTTTAAATATCACTGTACGCTTTATGGGACCTTCACAATTTAGCCGCGACAAGCTGCATTACATCAAAATCCGCTGTGGCACAACCAATGTATTACCTGATTATTCCTCAATCATTATTGTTTCAGGCTTTATTCGCTATAAAACAGCGCATTATGAAGGTTTCCTTTGCCGCTACCAAAGCATTCAGGATGATTTATCACCCAGTGACGGTGCCAGTCTCTATGCCGGTCCCAGCGGCGACGAATTGCGGGATCCACGCAAGGACGATTTAGCCGTTCTGAATTCGTTGATTAGCCATTTAAATGATCATCTTGAATATTACCATAAGGCGCTGTGGTATAGCATGTCGCCAGAAAGGCGTTTCATGCTGTTAGACGGTATAATCTTACCCGGAGAAAAAGGCCAGGGCCGCAGCCTTGCCTCCCTTGTCGAAAATGAATTGATTGGGATTGTGGGAAACAGCCTGGTATTTCCGGTTGCCCAGGGCTTGAATCTTGATCCTAATTTTGGTTTGTCCGATTCCCTTTTCGACTATTATATGGTCTCCGCCACCGATCCCATGTCGATTAGCGTTCCCACAAAAGGGGTTTATGCTGAAGCGATGATGGGACGCTGTAACTCCTGTGAAGAAAAAGATGAAAGCCGGTTCTGGCGCTGGGAAGAGTCGCCTGTTCCCGATAGCCCGACTGCCATTAATCCAATCAGTACCGACAGCCGCAGAGCCGAACCCGGCAATCTGCAGCCTGCCCCGCTTGCAACTCCGGTGGTTAATATCCAGAATGCACCGAACGTGCCTGATCCTGCCGGCATTGCCGGTACTTTATCGCTCCTGGGTAAGGGTGATTCATTCCGTGATATTACCGGCTTGAGCCAAAACCAAACCAATGCGCTAGAAGCACTTAAGGCTTCTTTTGATGCCACCAAGACATTTGGCCAGGAAGCTGCAAAACTTGAAATGCAGAAAATTATGGAGCGTCGACTGGACAACGCGATTAAAGCTATTAACAGCAATCCTAATCTGGATGCCAAGCAAAAAACAGAGCTCACTGAAAAGGCCTTAAATGCTTATTTGGGTGCAGGCGCCAAATCCGATACACCGGCAAAAGATGAAAATGCCGATAAACTTCAGGAAGGAATTAATAAAAACCTCGATAAGGTCAGCAAGAGTAAAAGCGGTGAGGTTGCGGTTACCAAGCCGGACGGCACTAAAATTAATACCAAATTCAATGATGAGGCAGGTTCCGGGCCAGTCATTGAAACCAAAATTGGTAAGGGCGGCATCACACCGCTGAAACAGGAAAGCCCCAATATCTGCTGGGCTACTGTTGCCACGATGATGATGCGCTGGAAAGACGGTGCGAATTATACCATTGAACAGGTTATGACCAAGGCCGGGCCACAATATCTCAATTACTACAACCAGAAACAAGGCTTGCCCTATACCGAAAAGCAGGATTTCATTACTGCACTGAAAATGAAAGGCGAACCGGTAGCACCCTATACTGCTGACCACTACCATGATTGGCTTATCGAATATGGCCCTTTGTGGGTTACCAGCGATGCCGATGAAACCAAGGGGTTCTCTGCCCATGCGCGTATCATTACCGGCATTAGTAATGACAGGAAAACCCTGGAATTAATTGATCCTGCACAGGGTAAAAAAATCACTCAGAGCTTTGAAGAGTTTGCCAACAGCTTCAATGAACTGGTCACTGACAGTCCATTACTCCCCTCCACTCAGGTCGTTCATTTTAAAGATAAAATTGATACCCCCAGCGAAGGAAATGACCCGACTGAAGCAGATATCGTTAAAAATCTGAATGAATATAATCCTGCAGACAGTAGTACCATTGTGATTAATACCATCGAATTTAACAGCGGTATTTCAGGGATTACCAATTATCAAAATTGGAAAACCGACAGTTCGGTTATCCATAATAAACGCAAAAATGCTTACCGCACCCCCTTTAGCATCAAACATCTGGTTTTGCATGAAACAGCAGGGGAAAGCGGCAATGGATTTGATGATTCTGCGAATGAAACCTCCCACATGTCTGTTAGACGCGATGCCAGTATTTTACAGTTTAATGATCTGGTGGAATATGAAAATCACAGTTCCGGGATGAATCCAACCAGCATTGGCATTGAATTTGTAAATCGCGGATGGCTGTCGTCAAAGACAGACAATGGTGGTGAGGGGATCCCTGCCAAAGAATCCTCCTTAAGTGCAGAGCAAAAAGAAAACTATAAAGAAGCCAATGGCTATTTATGGATTTTCTGGGGCTATGGATTTGGCATTTACCGTGTGCCGCCCTCCATCGATCAGCTGGAAAAAGACGTCGAGCTGGTGAAATGGATAACTGTTGATTTACCTACTCAGTTACAGTCAATCAGCGGTATTTCCATCTACAATCTCTTCCCTTCCATCGATAATACCTGGCTGCAGCTAGTGTCCTACAATGAGGTGAAAGACGTCTGGACTTTTAAGGAAGACGATATACCAGCGGAAGCGGATCGAGACACAAAAAATCTTTTCGTATTTACTACTGGATACGGTTATTTGATGCCAGCCGATATTAAAGATAAATCCGGAATTATTTCTCATAATGCATTCTACGAGAATCACAGCGACGGTTCTTTCCTGACCTTGTATACCTGGCTCAGGCTGGAGAAGGCTAAAAACAAAAATGATGCCTATGCCTTGTGTAAAAAGCTAATGAAAAATAACTCGATTCGCGTCTCGCTTAGCAGCGATACCGATAAGAAGATCTTTCTTCTTGATGTGAGGGATGGCAATCTGGTCTAG
- a CDS encoding SRPBCC family protein, producing the protein MKMLTIDPDISKASTIPSEFYTSAAWFESAKEKIFARSWQFCMGMEDVRLEQQLVPFTLLPGLLDEPLLLSRDEQGHLHCLSNVCTHRGKILVEQACTAQKIKCAYHGRRFNLCGKFLHMPEFEQTQDFPSEKDNLTQVPFACLDPFIFASLNPLIPFEKVISEIRERLFWLPMEKMRLDINRSRDYLVKAHWALYCENYLEALHIPFVHHGLRKAIDCTSYTTEIYPYCNLQLALAAQGELSFELPENSVDYGKEVAAYYYWIFPNTMLNFYPWGCSVNVVKPINPGLTKVSFLTYILDESKIGQGAGGELDKVEREDEAVVESVQKGVRSRFYDTGRFSPTKEQGTHHFQQLLCQFMND; encoded by the coding sequence CTGAAGATGTTGACGATTGACCCCGATATTTCAAAAGCAAGCACAATTCCCTCCGAATTTTATACCTCAGCGGCATGGTTCGAATCCGCCAAGGAAAAAATATTTGCCCGCAGCTGGCAATTTTGCATGGGAATGGAGGATGTACGTCTGGAGCAACAACTGGTTCCGTTTACCTTGCTGCCAGGATTACTGGACGAACCATTGCTATTATCCAGAGATGAACAGGGGCATTTGCATTGTCTCAGTAATGTTTGCACACATCGTGGCAAAATTCTGGTTGAACAGGCCTGCACTGCCCAGAAAATAAAATGTGCCTATCATGGCAGGCGCTTCAATCTCTGTGGTAAATTCCTGCATATGCCTGAGTTCGAACAAACGCAGGATTTTCCTTCTGAAAAGGACAATTTAACGCAGGTGCCTTTTGCCTGCCTGGATCCTTTTATTTTTGCCTCCTTAAACCCATTGATTCCTTTTGAGAAAGTGATTTCCGAAATCCGGGAGCGATTATTCTGGCTGCCAATGGAGAAAATGCGTCTTGATATCAATCGCTCCCGTGATTATCTGGTGAAAGCGCACTGGGCACTTTATTGCGAAAACTACCTGGAAGCACTGCATATTCCCTTCGTCCACCATGGGTTGAGAAAGGCAATTGACTGCACGTCTTATACCACTGAAATTTACCCTTATTGCAATCTGCAACTGGCTCTTGCTGCCCAGGGGGAATTAAGTTTTGAGTTACCGGAAAATTCAGTCGATTATGGAAAAGAAGTAGCCGCTTATTATTACTGGATTTTCCCTAATACCATGTTAAATTTCTATCCTTGGGGATGCTCGGTAAATGTGGTAAAACCCATTAATCCCGGCTTAACCAAAGTGTCCTTTTTAACCTATATCCTCGATGAATCAAAGATAGGGCAGGGCGCCGGCGGCGAGCTGGATAAAGTAGAGCGTGAAGACGAGGCCGTTGTCGAATCCGTACAAAAAGGGGTTCGTTCCCGTTTCTACGACACCGGGCGTTTTTCTCCGACCAAGGAGCAGGGAACCCATCATTTCCAGCAATTGCTCTGCCAGTTTATGAATGATTAA